In one Oncorhynchus nerka isolate Pitt River linkage group LG7, Oner_Uvic_2.0, whole genome shotgun sequence genomic region, the following are encoded:
- the LOC115122810 gene encoding transcription factor NF-E2 45 kDa subunit-like has protein sequence MCAAANYILPLRRQSEGLANPGRLCGGVSMPTHAPGARSRGAPHDPEMDLAWQELMAITDLQDFEVPHDGPYESIQYHPTEPPRSLGSYSIAQSHSHTQSVPCCGETNRDFAYEGTYSDVMPACQHQATSELTEALYRHSGTHSGAQLNPRVLNPLPPPQMNFLEQMSLMSVSGEGSAGKDNAGLSQGSSRHMLGTDHRQGKHQPCTVDDLESDSGLSLGSSPPLASPDDVMTGVPACSSTEVGLNYSHRGMESMVEQGRRASLLYSLDYQQHPTQSYPYSGPHPSYFPVTQPSQMQPQPHFLPPMSMKHQQGLQSALNDLHLNSSVSIGSSSQAFYVKPRGNPSPVPLSRDERRAHALKIPFPLGKIINLPVDDFNELLTKYTLTDSQLALVRDIRRRGKNKVAAQNCRKRKLENIVYLEGELGQLQAQRDHLARERMEFQHNLAIVKHRLTDLYAEVFSQLRDEDGHPYSIEDYSLQQTPDGNVYLVPHADVLDGE, from the exons ATGTGTGCAGCAGCCAACTATATACTCCCACTGAGGAGACAAAGTGAG GGCTTGGCGAATCCGGGCAGGCTGTGTGGGGGGGTGTCGATGCCCACCCATGCCCCTGGAGCCCGGTCACGTGGAGCCCCCCACGACCCAGAGATGGACCTGGCCTGGCAGGAACTGATGGCCATCACAGATCTTCAG GATTTTGAGGTCCCCCATGATGGCCCATATGAAAGTATTCAGTACCATCCCACAGAGCCACCTAGATCTCTGGGAAGTTATAGCATAGCTCAGTCTCACTCTCATACACAGTCTGTCCCCTGTTGTGGTGAGACAAACCGTGATTTTGCATATGAGGGAACCTACTCTGATGTaatgccagcctgccagcatcaGGCTACCAGTGAATTAACTGAGGCATTGTACAGACATTCTGGAACTCATTCTGGAGCCCAGCTGAATCCCAGAGTTCTGAACCCTCTGCCACCACCACAGATGAATTTTCTAGAACAAATGAGTCTGATGAGTGTCAGTGGTGAGGGGTCTGCTGGAAAAGACAATGCTGGCCTCTCTCAAGGTTCGAGTCGACACATGCTAGGGACTGATCACAGGCAGGGCAAACACCAACCATGCACTGTGGATGATCTGGAGTCTGACTCGGGCCTATCGCTGGGGTCTAGCCCACCGCTGGCCTCACCGGATGATGTCATGACCGGCGTACCTGCTTGTTCAAGCACAGAGGTTGGTCTGAACTATAGTCACAGGGGGATGGAGAGTATGGTTGAGCAAGGTAGGAGAGCTAGCCTCCTTTACTCCTTGGATTATCAGCAGCATCCTACCCAGTCCTACCCCTACTCAGGGCCGCACCCCTCTTACTTCCCTGTAACACAACCATCCCAAATGCAACCACAGCCTCACTTCCTGCCTCCCATGTCAATGAAACATCAACAGGGTTTACAGAGTGCATTGAATGACTTGCACCTTAACAGCTCTGTCAGCATAGGGAGCTCTTCTCAGGCGTTTTATGTAAAACCCAGAGGCAACCCTTCTCCTGTCCCTCTGAGCCGGGACGAACGCAGAGCTCACGCCCTCAAGATCCCTTTCCCTCTGGGGAAGATCATCAACCTACCTGTGGATGACTTCAACGAGCTCCTGACCAAGTACACGCTCACAGACTCCCAGCTCGCCCTCGTCAGAGACATCCGCCGGCGGGGGAAGAACAAGGTGGCGGCTCAGAACTGCAGGAAGAGGAAGCTGGAGAATATAGTTTACCTGGAGGGAGAGCTGGGTCAACTGCAGGCTCAGAGGGATCACCTGGCCAGAGAGAGAATGGAGTTCCAACACAACCTGGCTATTGTTAAACACCGCCTCACAGACTTGTATGCGGAAGTGTTCTCTCAGCTCCGGGATGAGGATGGACATCCCTACTCTATAGAGGACTACTCTCTACAGCAGACCCCTGATGGGAACGTATACCTGGTGCCACATGCTGACGTGTTGGATGGAGAATAA